In Eschrichtius robustus isolate mEscRob2 unplaced genomic scaffold, mEscRob2.pri scaffold_81, whole genome shotgun sequence, the following are encoded in one genomic region:
- the LOC137758352 gene encoding LOW QUALITY PROTEIN: thimet oligopeptidase-like (The sequence of the model RefSeq protein was modified relative to this genomic sequence to represent the inferred CDS: inserted 1 base in 1 codon; deleted 1 base in 1 codon; substituted 1 base at 1 genomic stop codon), whose protein sequence is MARAPPAPWTRPLARTQARTHVFGCPLPPPPARSGDPGRPLGAWGGRTFLDSPPQARGVPSPALDHQNSNPYPPFPASLVTTVSKIPYINFTVQRTGIMMQDPRGSWVSRATGWSRASRIWQLNLLAQAVLWGCVSPYVSSTGPCCLDPASQNCAILGELVRLQAQKSRLLGFSTRADSVLEMNMAKTSQVVATFLDELAQKLKPLGEQERXVILELKKAECQRRGLHFDGPINVXDLCYYMNQGEEMRYHVDQYLLNESFPMQVVTRGRLGISQELLGLTFDLQEGANMCHEDVRLYTVRDAAAGKVIIGKFYLDLYPREGKSRHMACFGLQPGCLQQDGRRQIAIVPMVANFTKPKPNPPSLLQHDELETYFYEFWQAMHQLPSQVSVGAGLQAGCIHVAASVRAPQLCVAEGRKKTNEKKGTLPANLVTAGDENQRGTGSAVPQELLDKLIKSRLANPSLFNLRQIVLAKVDQALNTQTPADPAQENARLCQEILGVPATPGTHLPATFGHLAGSYDAQSYGYLCSEVYSADTFHTRFKQEGVLSGKVAMDYRSCILRPGGSEDAKGMVKLFLGCDPTQDAFLLSKGLQVEGCKPQAC, encoded by the exons atGGCGCGCGCACCGCCCgccccgtggactcgcccgctcgCACGGACGCaagcacgcacgcacgtcttcggctgccccctgccacccccaccGGCCCGAAGTGGGGACCCGGGAAGACCCCTCGGGGCCTGGGGTGGCAG aaccttcctggactcccctccacaagcccggggtgtgccctcacccgccctggatcaccagaattccaaTCCCTACCCACCCTTCCccgccag ccttgttaccactgtttccaagattccctacataaactttacagtccaacggacaggaatcatgatgcaagaccctcgtggctcCTGggtttcacgggccacagggtggtcccgggcctctagaatctggcagctgaatctgctcgcacaagctgtcctgtggggatgcgtttccccctatgtgtccagcacGGGTCCCTGCTGTCTTGACCCGGCCTCCcag aactgcgcgatcctcggcgagctggtaaggctgcaggctcagaagtcccgcctgctggggttcagcacgcgtgccgactccgtgctggagatgaacatggccaagaccagccaggtggtggccactttcctag atgagctggcccagaagctgaagcccctcggggagcaggagc ccgtgatcttGGAGCTAAAGAAGGCcgagtgccagaggcggggcctgcactttgacgggcccatcaacgtctaggacctgtgctactacatgaaccagggggaggagatgcgctaccacgtggaccagtacctgctcaatgagtccttccccatgcaggtggtcacgcgcgggcggctgggcatctcccaggagctgctggggctgaccttcgacctgcaGGAGGGCGCCAACATGTGTCACgaagatgtgaggctctacacggtccgggacgcggccgcgggcaaggtcatc atcggcaagttctacctggacctctaccctcg ggaagggaagtccaggcacatggcctgctttggcctgcagccgggctgcctgcagcaggatgggaggcgccagatcgCCATCGTGCctatggtggccaacttcaccaagcctaagcccaacccgccctccctgttgcagcatgatgagctggagacctacttctaTGAGTTCTGGCAAGCAATGCACCAGCTCCCCTCCCAGGTGAGTgtgggcgcggggctgcaggcag ggtgcatccacgtggcagcgagtgtcagggctccACAGCtgtgcgtggctgagggccggaaaaagaCAAACGAAAAGAAAGGCACGTTGCCTGCGAATCTggtgacagccggtgatgagaaccagagg ggcacgggcagcgccgtcccccaggagctgctggacaagctcatcaagtcccggctggccaacccca gcctcttcaacctgcgccagatcgtcctggccaaggtggaccaGGCCCTGAACACGCAGACGCCCGccgacccggcccaggagaatgcccgcctctgccaggagatcctcggggtcccagccacgccag ggacccacctgcctgcgaccttcggccacctggcaggaagctacgacgcccagtcctatggctacctgtgcagcgaggtgtactccgcggacacgttccacacacgtttcaagcaggagggcgtcctgagtggcaag gttgccatggactacagaagctgcattctgaggccagggggctccgaggatgccaagggcatggtgaagctcttcctgggttgtgaccccacgcaggacgccttcctcctgagcaaagggctgcaggttgagggctgcaagccgcagGCCTGCTGA